The DNA region AATGAAGGAGTGGGAATACGATCGGGATTAATTCTCTCACCTGTGGCTTTCACTACGGTTAGATGGATATGGCGACCCTTAACCTCGACCAGAACATAGTGGCGAAATCCTCCATGTCCTTCGTCCGTGTAGGGGAAAGCTCCAGCACAACCGGTGATGATGTAGGTAATGCCATCGTGAACTTGTTTGTTGAAGAAATGTTCATGCCCGGCAAAGACCACGTCCACCCTATATTTCCTCATCAATTCCCTGATCTGATCACGGTTTCGAATATCCGTGAAGGGCATATGTCTTCCCCTTTTAGACTGGGGATTCATAATCGAGTACAGTGGACGATGCATGAACACGAATATGTGGAAGGCTCCGTTGTTGGACTCAAGATCCTCCTTGAGCCAGGAGAGTTGGAGTTCGCCAATTCTTCCCGCCTGACCAACTATTTCCGTATTCAAGATGATGAAGTGCGAACCTTTATAATCGAATGAGTAATAGAGCCGTTCACTTAAGTATTCTTGATATAGAGACTGACCAATTTGATTTGCGGCATCGTGATTTCCAACCGCTGCGTGGAAGGTCTTCAATTTTTGAATTATCTCCAGGAAATCTCGATATTGTCTCCTATAAATGTTCTCATTTGCGGTTTTGCCTGTCACCATATCACCCGTGCTAAAAACCAGAGCTGGTCTTT from Actinomycetota bacterium includes:
- a CDS encoding metallophosphoesterase — its product is MSRVLRYLSVLLILTLLATGLGCGNLFSTDSNSLRKPSAPPPDFRFAVFGDNRPENPMEPQPEIFKKLIAQIELERPALVFSTGDMVTGKTANENIYRRQYRDFLEIIQKLKTFHAAVGNHDAANQIGQSLYQEYLSERLYYSFDYKGSHFIILNTEIVGQAGRIGELQLSWLKEDLESNNGAFHIFVFMHRPLYSIMNPQSKRGRHMPFTDIRNRDQIRELMRKYRVDVVFAGHEHFFNKQVHDGITYIITGCAGAFPYTDEGHGGFRHYVLVEVKGRHIHLTVVKATGERINPDRIPTPSFQPFTKIPSRVTSGTSGRSGHLVLSR